A genome region from Microbacterium terricola includes the following:
- a CDS encoding S9 family peptidase produces MTNTLPHGSWPSPLTAASVAAASPRIDGARFVGEEIWWGETVAHEAGRTAVRRAGADGVEDVLPAPWSARSRVNEYGGGSWTVADDGALLFVEKSDQRIWMLRPGADPTPLTPAEGLMRFGGLLWQNSRLIAVRETHDHGRVVRDLVEIPTDGAAEKRADALQFLVSDSDFLAHAALSPDGDLLAWIAWDHPSMAWDRSELRVGRLEGGEVAEWTTVAGGSSSPLQPLWAGHDDLLFADDTTGRWNLWSLHLSAGLDRRAVAPADADTGGPLWVLGTRWFGLLGDGRLVAVRTNGADTLVVVDRATGEERMLDSPVVAETSIEDVSGSRVLVSGSAADAMPGLWLIDVDDPAATVAVRGGDAPWGREWMPRARAVTFPGSRGDVHAFDYPPTNPDAAAPDGERAPYVVFVHGGPTTHVGGAASGKIAYLTSRGIGVLDVNYGGSSGYGREYRERLLGQWGIVDVDDVIAAARGLAASGAADPARMAITGGSAGGWTVLCALVASDAFAAGVSRYGVADLRRLAEDTHDFEAHYLDGLVGPLPAAAAVYLERSPLSHLDRFTTPLLIEQGLDDEVVPPTQSEAVRDALASRGVPHAYLAFAGEGHGFRRAESIVRALEAEVAFLGAVLGFDPVGVPPLELE; encoded by the coding sequence GTGACGAACACGCTCCCCCACGGCTCATGGCCGTCCCCGCTCACCGCCGCCTCCGTGGCCGCCGCATCGCCGCGGATCGACGGCGCGCGGTTCGTCGGCGAGGAGATCTGGTGGGGCGAGACCGTCGCGCACGAGGCCGGCCGCACGGCGGTGCGCCGCGCCGGGGCCGACGGCGTCGAAGACGTGCTCCCCGCGCCGTGGAGCGCCCGCTCGCGGGTGAACGAGTACGGCGGCGGTTCGTGGACGGTCGCCGACGACGGCGCGCTGCTGTTCGTGGAGAAGTCCGATCAGCGGATCTGGATGCTGCGGCCAGGCGCCGATCCGACGCCGCTGACGCCCGCGGAGGGGTTGATGCGCTTCGGCGGGCTGCTCTGGCAGAACTCGCGCCTGATCGCGGTGCGCGAGACCCACGACCATGGCAGGGTCGTCCGCGACCTGGTGGAGATCCCCACGGACGGCGCCGCGGAGAAGCGGGCCGACGCCCTGCAGTTCCTGGTCTCCGACAGCGACTTCCTCGCGCACGCCGCACTGAGCCCCGACGGCGACCTGCTCGCGTGGATCGCGTGGGACCACCCCTCGATGGCCTGGGACCGCAGCGAGCTGCGTGTGGGACGCCTGGAGGGCGGCGAGGTCGCGGAGTGGACGACGGTCGCCGGCGGCTCCAGCTCGCCGCTGCAGCCCCTGTGGGCGGGCCACGACGACCTGCTCTTCGCCGACGACACCACCGGTCGGTGGAACCTCTGGTCGCTGCACCTGTCCGCGGGCCTCGACCGCCGTGCCGTGGCGCCCGCCGATGCCGACACCGGCGGGCCGCTGTGGGTGCTCGGCACGCGGTGGTTCGGCCTGCTGGGCGACGGGCGCCTCGTGGCCGTCCGCACGAACGGCGCCGACACGCTCGTCGTCGTCGACCGTGCCACCGGTGAGGAGCGGATGCTGGACTCACCCGTCGTCGCCGAGACCTCGATCGAGGACGTCTCCGGCAGCCGCGTGCTCGTCTCCGGGTCGGCTGCGGACGCGATGCCCGGTCTCTGGCTGATCGATGTCGACGATCCCGCTGCGACGGTCGCGGTGCGCGGCGGCGACGCCCCGTGGGGACGGGAGTGGATGCCGCGGGCGCGCGCGGTCACGTTCCCCGGCTCGCGCGGCGACGTGCACGCCTTCGACTACCCGCCCACGAACCCCGACGCCGCCGCTCCGGACGGCGAGCGCGCTCCGTACGTCGTCTTCGTGCACGGCGGGCCGACCACGCACGTCGGGGGCGCAGCATCCGGCAAGATCGCCTACCTGACCAGCCGGGGCATCGGCGTGCTCGACGTCAACTACGGCGGCTCCAGCGGCTACGGCCGGGAGTATCGCGAGCGCCTCCTCGGCCAGTGGGGCATCGTCGACGTCGACGACGTCATCGCCGCCGCCCGGGGTCTCGCCGCCTCCGGCGCCGCGGACCCGGCGCGCATGGCGATCACGGGCGGCTCAGCCGGCGGCTGGACGGTGCTGTGCGCGCTGGTCGCCTCGGACGCCTTCGCGGCCGGCGTCAGCCGCTACGGCGTCGCGGACCTGCGCCGGCTCGCCGAGGATACGCACGATTTCGAGGCGCATTACCTCGACGGGCTGGTCGGCCCGCTGCCCGCCGCGGCCGCGGTGTATCTCGAGCGGTCGCCGCTGAGCCACCTGGACCGCTTCACCACCCCCCTGCTCATCGAGCAGGGGCTCGACGACGAAGTGGTGCCGCCCACGCAGTCGGAGGCGGTGCGCGACGCGCTCGCGTCCCGGGGCGTGCCGCACGCCTACCTCGCCTTCGCCGGCGAGGGGCACGGCTTCCGGCGGGCCGAGTCGATCGTGCGCGCACTGGAGGCGGAGGTGGCGTTCCTCGGCGCCGTGCTCGGGTTCGACCCCGTCGGCGTGCCGCCCCTGGAGCTGGAGTGA
- a CDS encoding methylenetetrahydrofolate reductase codes for MSIDASLVAPAHGVPFSFEIYPPRTDAGLPALHETIRHLAAAGPRFISVTFGAGGSTRDRSLAVLTHILRETAVPPLAHLTCVGNTYEAAGSLIREFLDAGITNFLALRGDPPAGVAEDDVFLGDLESAAQLVQLIHRVQAERASYAQPSIPGVPGAARVGRRPRAEIAVAAFPNGHPRAHHPAADIDALLAKQAAGATFAVTQLFFHADDYLGFVDRARAAGVTIPIIPGIMPITSPARLRRVLELSGEELPGELSVALEVEPTPEGRREIGIAHAADLARAVVTAGAGVHLYAFNNHDTVLAVLREAGILSTDLQKETTR; via the coding sequence ATGTCCATTGACGCGAGTCTCGTTGCGCCGGCCCACGGCGTGCCGTTCTCCTTCGAGATCTATCCGCCACGCACCGACGCCGGCCTGCCCGCGCTGCACGAGACGATCCGGCACCTCGCCGCGGCAGGCCCCCGATTCATCTCGGTGACGTTCGGCGCCGGCGGCTCCACGCGCGACCGGTCGCTCGCCGTGCTCACGCACATCCTCCGCGAGACCGCCGTCCCCCCGCTCGCCCACCTGACCTGCGTCGGCAACACGTACGAGGCAGCCGGCTCCCTGATCCGCGAGTTCCTCGACGCGGGCATCACGAACTTCCTGGCCCTGCGGGGCGACCCGCCCGCCGGCGTCGCCGAGGACGACGTGTTCCTGGGCGACCTGGAGAGCGCCGCACAGCTCGTGCAGCTCATCCACCGCGTCCAGGCGGAGCGCGCCTCGTACGCGCAGCCGTCGATCCCCGGCGTCCCCGGCGCCGCGCGCGTCGGTCGTCGGCCGCGCGCCGAGATCGCCGTCGCCGCGTTCCCCAACGGCCACCCGCGCGCCCATCACCCCGCCGCGGACATCGACGCGCTCCTGGCCAAGCAGGCCGCGGGCGCCACGTTCGCCGTCACGCAGCTCTTCTTCCACGCCGACGACTACCTCGGCTTCGTCGACCGGGCGCGCGCCGCCGGCGTGACGATCCCGATCATCCCCGGCATCATGCCGATCACCTCGCCCGCCCGGCTGCGCCGGGTGCTGGAGCTCAGCGGCGAAGAGCTGCCGGGCGAGCTGTCCGTCGCGCTGGAGGTCGAGCCGACCCCCGAAGGGCGCCGCGAGATCGGCATCGCCCATGCGGCCGACCTCGCCCGCGCGGTCGTCACCGCCGGTGCCGGCGTGCACCTCTACGCGTTCAACAACCACGACACGGTGCTCGCGGTGCTCCGCGAGGCCGGGATCCTCAGCACAGACCTTCAGAAGGAGACGACGCGATGA
- the metE gene encoding 5-methyltetrahydropteroyltriglutamate--homocysteine S-methyltransferase: MTAFPAGTILGYPRIGRRRELKRAVEAHWAGTTDEATLERTATELRRTTRERLAGLGLGRDDSSIPESFSYYDQVLDAAATVGALPERFAALRDQDGGIGLRALFTAARGEGENAPLEMTKWFDTNYHYLVPEIGQETVFALSSDRLARQVAEAKADGFTVRPVVVGPVTLLALAKATDAAPAGFSPLSRLEDLLPVYAELLASLRAAGADWVQLDEPALVSESLESTPAELAVAAERAYAVLGAAADRPAILVAAGYAQLSPEAWRALAAAPIEAIALDLTRGGVPERVDGLAGKTLVGGTVDGRNIWRGDLDAAWQKLERLGGLGAAAIAAGTSTSLQHVPHDVADEPGLDPRLASWLAFADQKTAQVVTLAAGLRDGRAAIEGEVAAASAALADRLSAPGVRDGAVRARAAALTEADFGRGDYADRVAAQETALDLPVLPTTTIGSFPQTGEIRRARAGHGRGEIDAAAYQQFLRDEIARVIDLQEDLGLDVLVHGEAERNDMVQYFAENLDGFAVTANGWVQSYGSRATRPSILWGDVSRPAPITVDWSSFAQSLTDKPVKGMLTGPVTILAWSFVRDDQPLAETANQVGLALRDEIADLEAAGIGIIQVDEPALRELLPLKQSDQPAYLDWSVRSFRLATAGAADATQVHTHLCYSEFAVVIDAIAALDADVTSIEAARSRGEVIGDIATSGFTHGVGPGVYDIHSPRVPSVDEVAGLLDRAVAELPLRQVWVNPDCGLKTRGYDETVDSLRNLVDATRLIREKTGVTV, encoded by the coding sequence ATGACCGCATTCCCCGCAGGCACGATCCTCGGCTACCCCCGCATCGGGCGCCGCCGTGAGCTCAAGCGCGCCGTCGAGGCGCACTGGGCCGGAACGACCGACGAGGCGACGCTGGAGCGCACCGCGACCGAGCTGCGCCGGACGACGCGCGAGCGCCTCGCCGGACTCGGTCTGGGCCGGGACGACTCGTCGATCCCCGAGTCGTTCTCCTACTACGACCAGGTGCTGGATGCCGCTGCCACCGTGGGGGCCCTGCCCGAGCGCTTCGCCGCGCTCCGCGACCAGGACGGCGGCATCGGCCTCCGCGCGCTGTTCACCGCGGCGCGCGGCGAGGGCGAGAACGCGCCGCTCGAGATGACGAAGTGGTTCGACACCAATTACCACTACCTCGTGCCCGAGATCGGCCAGGAGACCGTGTTCGCGCTGTCCAGCGACCGCCTCGCTCGGCAGGTCGCCGAAGCGAAGGCGGACGGCTTCACGGTGCGCCCGGTCGTCGTGGGTCCGGTGACCCTGCTCGCACTGGCGAAGGCGACGGATGCCGCGCCCGCCGGGTTCTCTCCGCTCAGCCGCCTCGAGGACCTTCTGCCGGTCTACGCCGAGCTGCTCGCCTCACTGCGCGCGGCCGGTGCCGACTGGGTGCAGCTGGACGAGCCGGCGCTCGTGAGCGAGAGCCTGGAGTCCACCCCCGCCGAGCTCGCGGTCGCCGCCGAGCGGGCGTACGCCGTGCTCGGGGCTGCCGCCGACCGCCCCGCGATCCTCGTCGCGGCCGGCTACGCCCAGCTGTCTCCCGAGGCATGGCGGGCGCTCGCCGCCGCCCCGATCGAGGCGATCGCGCTGGACCTCACCAGGGGCGGGGTCCCCGAGCGCGTCGACGGTCTCGCCGGCAAGACGCTCGTGGGCGGCACGGTCGACGGCCGCAACATCTGGCGCGGCGACCTGGACGCCGCCTGGCAGAAGCTCGAGCGTCTCGGCGGGCTGGGTGCCGCCGCGATCGCCGCGGGCACCTCGACCTCGCTGCAGCACGTGCCGCACGACGTGGCGGACGAACCGGGGCTGGACCCGCGGCTGGCCTCCTGGCTCGCGTTCGCCGACCAGAAGACCGCACAGGTGGTGACGCTCGCCGCCGGCCTCCGCGACGGGCGTGCGGCCATCGAGGGCGAGGTGGCCGCCGCATCCGCCGCCCTCGCCGATCGTCTCAGCGCACCCGGTGTCCGTGACGGCGCCGTGCGCGCACGTGCGGCCGCGCTCACCGAGGCCGACTTCGGGCGCGGCGACTACGCGGATCGCGTCGCCGCCCAGGAGACCGCGCTCGACCTGCCCGTGCTGCCCACGACCACGATCGGCTCGTTCCCGCAGACCGGCGAGATCCGTCGCGCCCGCGCCGGGCACGGCAGAGGGGAGATCGACGCCGCCGCGTACCAGCAGTTCCTGCGCGACGAGATCGCCCGCGTCATCGACCTGCAGGAGGACCTCGGCCTCGACGTCCTGGTGCACGGTGAGGCCGAGCGCAACGACATGGTGCAGTACTTCGCCGAGAACCTCGACGGCTTCGCCGTCACGGCCAACGGCTGGGTGCAGTCGTACGGGTCGCGCGCCACGCGCCCGTCGATCCTGTGGGGCGACGTCTCGCGCCCCGCACCCATCACGGTCGACTGGTCGAGCTTCGCGCAGTCGCTGACCGACAAGCCGGTCAAGGGGATGCTCACCGGTCCGGTCACGATCCTCGCGTGGTCCTTCGTGCGCGACGACCAGCCCCTCGCCGAGACGGCGAATCAGGTCGGACTCGCGCTGCGCGACGAGATCGCCGACCTCGAGGCGGCAGGGATCGGGATCATCCAGGTCGACGAGCCCGCGCTGCGCGAGCTGCTTCCGCTGAAGCAGTCCGACCAGCCCGCCTACCTCGACTGGTCGGTGCGCTCGTTCCGGCTGGCGACCGCGGGCGCCGCCGATGCCACGCAGGTGCACACGCACCTCTGCTACTCGGAGTTCGCCGTCGTGATCGACGCGATCGCCGCCCTCGATGCCGACGTCACCTCGATCGAGGCGGCGCGCAGTCGGGGCGAGGTCATCGGCGACATCGCGACGTCGGGGTTCACGCACGGCGTCGGGCCGGGCGTGTACGACATCCATTCGCCGCGCGTGCCGTCCGTCGATGAGGTCGCCGGGCTCCTCGACCGCGCGGTCGCCGAACTGCCGCTGCGCCAGGTGTGGGTCAACCCCGACTGCGGTCTGAAGACCCGCGGCTACGACGAGACGGTGGACTCGCTCCGCAACCTCGTCGACGCCACTCGCCTGATCCGCGAGAAGACGGGCGTCACCGTCTAG
- the lexA gene encoding transcriptional repressor LexA, whose product MSEPNGRDKPQTRRRKSLSDKQLAILEVIQRSIARHGYPPSMREIGDAVDLKSLSSVTHQLNQLELSGYLRRDPGKTRAMEVLIDLPGSATENPADSAPSVGDAALVPLVGRIAAGVPITAEQQVEEIFPLPRQLVGKGDLFMLKVSGESMIDAAICDGDWVVVRTQSTADNGEIVAAMLDGEATVKTFRQRDGHTWLLPRNSAFEPILGDEAVVLGKVVAVLRAV is encoded by the coding sequence GTGAGCGAGCCGAACGGACGCGACAAGCCTCAGACGCGTCGACGGAAGAGCCTGAGCGACAAGCAGCTGGCCATCCTCGAGGTGATCCAGCGGTCGATCGCGCGCCACGGCTATCCGCCGAGCATGCGCGAGATCGGCGACGCGGTCGACCTCAAGTCGCTCTCGAGCGTGACCCACCAGCTGAACCAGCTCGAGCTGAGCGGGTATCTGCGCCGCGACCCCGGCAAGACGCGCGCCATGGAGGTGCTCATCGACCTCCCGGGCTCCGCCACCGAGAACCCGGCGGACTCGGCGCCGTCGGTGGGCGACGCCGCGCTCGTCCCGCTCGTGGGACGCATCGCGGCGGGGGTGCCGATCACGGCGGAGCAGCAGGTGGAGGAGATCTTCCCCCTTCCGCGTCAGCTGGTCGGCAAGGGCGATCTGTTCATGCTCAAGGTCTCGGGCGAGTCGATGATCGATGCCGCGATCTGCGACGGCGACTGGGTCGTGGTGCGCACCCAGTCCACCGCCGACAACGGCGAGATCGTCGCGGCGATGCTCGACGGGGAGGCGACGGTGAAGACCTTCCGTCAGCGCGACGGCCACACGTGGCTGCTCCCCCGCAACTCCGCGTTCGAGCCGATCCTCGGCGACGAGGCGGTCGTGCTCGGCAAGGTCGTGGCCGTGCTGCGCGCGGTCTGA
- a CDS encoding LysM peptidoglycan-binding domain-containing protein — protein sequence MSTIAFAAPATRLRLTTRGRRVLAGLAAIPAAFALSAAVISGGAAIAARDSAAPTESFHTVTVAAGESLWSIAEQVAPQADPRDVIDEIVRLNALSGVTVTAGQSLAIPAEYAPAP from the coding sequence ATGAGCACGATCGCCTTTGCCGCACCTGCCACCCGCCTACGTCTGACGACGCGCGGGCGCCGCGTGCTCGCCGGCCTCGCCGCCATCCCTGCGGCCTTCGCGCTGTCCGCCGCCGTGATCAGCGGCGGCGCCGCGATCGCCGCCCGCGACTCCGCAGCGCCCACCGAGTCCTTCCATACTGTGACGGTCGCGGCGGGCGAGTCGCTGTGGTCGATCGCCGAGCAGGTCGCTCCGCAGGCCGACCCGCGTGACGTGATCGACGAGATCGTCCGTCTCAACGCCCTGTCCGGTGTCACCGTGACGGCCGGCCAGTCGCTGGCCATTCCCGCCGAGTACGCGCCGGCGCCCTGA
- a CDS encoding histidinol-phosphate transaminase, producing the protein MTPYGAPQAPLPVALNVNENTHPVPQEVADDILDAVALALRDVNRYPDREFTALREGFADYLGHGLSREQLWAANGSNEVLQHVLQAFGGPGRTAFGFAPTYSMYPLLTRATGASWIAGTRGHDYTVSADDAAEQVAAARPDVVFLCAPNNPTGTPMSLDVIEAVYDAAPGIVVVDEAYWEFAPRDERSALTLLPDRERLVVSRTMSKAFAFAGARVGYLAADPAVIDALRLVRLPYHLSALTQAAATAALTHAPVMLRMVDEIIAQRDRIGATVAALGYQPHESWTNFVLFGGVAEPAVTWQELYDRGVLIRDVGIPHHLRVTAGTEEETTAFLDALASIDSRS; encoded by the coding sequence ATGACGCCGTACGGCGCGCCGCAGGCCCCACTGCCCGTCGCCCTCAACGTCAACGAGAACACGCATCCCGTTCCGCAGGAGGTGGCGGACGACATCCTGGATGCCGTCGCCCTGGCCCTTCGCGATGTGAACCGGTACCCGGACCGCGAGTTCACCGCCCTGAGGGAGGGCTTCGCCGACTACCTCGGGCACGGGCTCTCGCGTGAGCAGCTCTGGGCCGCCAACGGCTCGAACGAGGTCCTCCAGCACGTGCTGCAGGCCTTCGGCGGGCCCGGCCGGACGGCCTTCGGCTTCGCACCCACCTACTCGATGTATCCGCTGCTCACGAGGGCGACCGGTGCGAGCTGGATCGCGGGCACCCGCGGGCACGACTACACGGTGTCGGCGGACGACGCCGCGGAGCAGGTGGCCGCGGCGCGACCGGATGTGGTCTTCCTGTGCGCGCCGAACAATCCGACCGGCACGCCCATGTCGCTCGACGTCATCGAGGCCGTGTACGACGCGGCACCGGGCATCGTGGTCGTCGACGAGGCCTACTGGGAGTTCGCACCCCGCGACGAGCGCTCAGCGCTCACCCTCCTGCCCGATCGCGAGCGCCTTGTGGTGTCGCGGACGATGAGCAAGGCGTTCGCATTCGCCGGCGCGCGCGTGGGGTACCTCGCCGCAGATCCCGCGGTCATCGACGCCCTGCGGCTGGTGCGGCTGCCGTACCACCTGAGCGCGCTGACCCAGGCTGCCGCGACGGCCGCGCTCACTCACGCGCCGGTGATGCTGCGCATGGTCGACGAGATCATCGCCCAGCGTGACCGCATCGGGGCGACCGTGGCAGCGCTCGGGTACCAGCCCCACGAGTCGTGGACCAACTTCGTGCTGTTCGGCGGTGTCGCCGAGCCCGCTGTCACCTGGCAGGAGCTCTACGACCGCGGCGTGCTCATCCGCGACGTGGGCATCCCGCATCACCTGCGGGTGACCGCGGGCACGGAGGAGGAGACGACCGCGTTCCTCGACGCGCTGGCCTCGATAGACTCGCGATCATGA
- the hisB gene encoding imidazoleglycerol-phosphate dehydratase HisB — translation MTRPADHRTASLRRATSESTVELELDLDGTGRSHIDTTVPFFDHLLTAFAKHSLTDLTVRASGDTEIDAHHTVEDVSIVLGQAIREALGDKAGISRYGDALVPLDEALAQAVVDISGRPYLVHTGEPAGFEHHLIGGHFTGSLVRHTFEALAFNGGLTVHVTVLGGRDPHHIAEAEYKAFARAFRQAKAIDPLVEGIPSTKGAL, via the coding sequence ATGACCCGCCCCGCCGATCACCGCACGGCCTCGCTGCGCCGCGCGACGAGCGAGTCGACCGTCGAGCTCGAGCTCGATCTCGACGGCACCGGCCGCAGCCACATCGACACGACGGTGCCGTTCTTCGACCACCTGCTCACCGCCTTCGCGAAGCACTCGCTCACTGACCTGACCGTCCGCGCGTCCGGCGACACCGAGATCGATGCGCATCACACGGTCGAGGACGTCTCGATCGTGCTGGGCCAGGCGATCCGCGAGGCGCTCGGCGACAAGGCGGGCATCTCCCGGTACGGCGACGCACTCGTGCCCCTCGACGAGGCGCTCGCGCAGGCGGTCGTCGACATCAGCGGACGCCCGTACCTCGTGCACACGGGCGAGCCCGCCGGCTTCGAGCACCACCTCATCGGCGGGCACTTCACCGGCTCGCTCGTCCGTCACACCTTCGAGGCGCTCGCGTTCAACGGCGGGCTGACCGTGCACGTCACCGTGCTCGGCGGGCGCGACCCGCACCACATCGCCGAGGCCGAGTACAAGGCGTTCGCCCGCGCGTTCCGGCAGGCGAAGGCCATCGATCCCCTCGTCGAGGGGATCCCGAGCACCAAGGGCGCCCTGTGA
- the hisH gene encoding imidazole glycerol phosphate synthase subunit HisH — MTSNEAPLVAVLDYGSGNVHSAVKALIAAGADARLTSDRGLIMDADGLVVPGVGAFRAVMDALKASRGDELIDRRLAGGRPVLGICVGMQVLFEHGVERGHDTEGMGEWPGAVTELDAPVLPHIGWNTVTPDAGSRLFRGIEDERFYFVHSYGARTWSLDVMPPFPTPALTWCDYGGPFLAAVENGPLSATQFHPEKSGEAGIRLLSNWIEGLGGATL, encoded by the coding sequence GTGACGTCGAACGAGGCGCCGCTGGTCGCCGTGCTCGACTACGGCTCCGGCAACGTGCACTCGGCCGTCAAGGCGCTCATCGCGGCCGGCGCGGATGCCCGGCTGACCTCCGACCGCGGTCTCATCATGGACGCCGACGGACTGGTGGTGCCGGGCGTCGGCGCCTTCCGCGCCGTCATGGACGCGTTGAAGGCGAGCCGAGGCGATGAGCTCATCGATCGCCGCCTCGCCGGCGGACGGCCGGTGCTCGGCATCTGCGTCGGCATGCAGGTGCTCTTCGAGCATGGCGTGGAGCGCGGCCACGACACCGAGGGCATGGGGGAGTGGCCGGGCGCCGTCACCGAGCTCGACGCCCCCGTCCTGCCGCACATCGGGTGGAACACCGTCACGCCCGACGCGGGTTCGCGGCTCTTCCGCGGCATCGAGGATGAGCGCTTCTACTTCGTGCACTCGTACGGGGCGAGGACCTGGTCGCTCGATGTGATGCCCCCCTTCCCGACCCCCGCACTGACCTGGTGCGACTACGGCGGTCCCTTCCTCGCCGCGGTGGAGAACGGGCCGCTGTCGGCGACCCAGTTCCACCCCGAGAAGTCGGGCGAAGCCGGCATCCGACTCCTGTCCAATTGGATCGAGGGGCTCGGCGGGGCTACCCTCTGA
- the priA gene encoding bifunctional 1-(5-phosphoribosyl)-5-((5-phosphoribosylamino)methylideneamino)imidazole-4-carboxamide isomerase/phosphoribosylanthranilate isomerase PriA produces MNDFASTPELVLLPAVDVAGGKAVRLTQGEAGSETHYGDPVDAALEWARQGADWIHLVDLDAAFGRGSNAGILRKVIRQVRGVRVELSGGIRDDESLEAALESGAARINLGTAALENPEWAADVIGRYGDVIAVGLDVRGTTLAARGWTQEGGDLWTVLDRLESAGCSRYVVTDVTKDGTLRGPNLELLREMTSRTPKPVVASGGVSSLDDIAALRELVPLGVEGAIVGKALYAGAFTLAEALDVAGH; encoded by the coding sequence ATGAACGATTTCGCGTCCACGCCTGAGCTTGTCCTCCTGCCCGCGGTCGATGTCGCCGGCGGAAAGGCCGTCCGTCTGACGCAGGGGGAGGCCGGCAGCGAGACCCACTACGGCGACCCCGTCGACGCCGCCCTCGAGTGGGCGCGGCAGGGGGCGGACTGGATCCACCTCGTCGACCTCGACGCCGCCTTCGGGCGCGGCAGCAATGCCGGCATCCTCCGCAAGGTGATCAGGCAGGTCAGAGGCGTCCGTGTCGAGCTGTCGGGCGGCATCCGCGACGACGAATCGCTCGAGGCGGCCCTCGAGAGCGGCGCCGCGCGCATCAACCTCGGCACCGCGGCGCTGGAGAACCCCGAGTGGGCCGCCGACGTCATCGGCCGCTACGGCGACGTCATCGCCGTCGGCCTGGACGTCCGGGGCACGACGCTCGCCGCCCGCGGCTGGACGCAGGAGGGCGGCGACCTGTGGACGGTGCTCGACCGCCTCGAGTCCGCCGGCTGCAGCCGCTACGTCGTCACCGATGTCACGAAGGACGGCACCCTGCGCGGCCCGAACCTCGAGCTGCTGCGCGAGATGACCTCGCGCACCCCCAAGCCGGTGGTCGCCTCCGGTGGCGTCTCGAGCCTCGACGACATCGCGGCGCTGCGCGAGCTGGTGCCGCTGGGCGTCGAGGGCGCGATCGTGGGCAAGGCCCTCTACGCGGGCGCCTTCACGCTCGCCGAGGCGCTGGATGTCGCCGGACACTGA
- a CDS encoding SseB family protein, whose protein sequence is MSPDTDGCDHAADSAGVPWEGRRFEANPHSGDDGRADPALLDALLAFRAGTGAAAAVVDAYRSARLLIPLVAEKGDVGVGPTGLTVDKTQELSIVTVAAPDGRRVLPVFSSVDAMTRWDAAARPVPADGVRTALSAADDDTDLIVLDPTSDTEFVLRRPAIWAIAQGERWEPSYSSPEVYTALQESIGGELAVIDLGVSAGDPDARLRGPELVVTLELVPGLDKAALDAVLARLARRWAADDRIAVLVDSLTVKLVDSD, encoded by the coding sequence ATGTCGCCGGACACTGACGGCTGCGACCACGCGGCCGACTCGGCCGGCGTGCCGTGGGAAGGGCGCCGCTTCGAGGCGAACCCGCACTCCGGCGACGACGGCCGGGCCGACCCGGCGCTGCTGGACGCGCTGCTCGCGTTCCGGGCGGGCACCGGCGCGGCGGCCGCGGTGGTCGACGCCTACCGGAGCGCGCGTCTCCTGATCCCCCTCGTGGCGGAGAAGGGCGACGTCGGCGTCGGACCGACCGGCCTCACCGTCGACAAGACGCAGGAGCTGTCGATCGTGACGGTGGCCGCGCCGGACGGTCGTCGCGTGCTGCCGGTCTTCTCGTCGGTCGACGCGATGACCCGCTGGGATGCCGCTGCCCGGCCCGTCCCGGCGGACGGCGTCCGCACAGCGCTCTCTGCGGCCGATGACGACACCGACCTGATCGTCCTCGATCCGACCTCCGACACCGAGTTCGTGCTGCGGCGCCCCGCGATCTGGGCGATCGCGCAGGGGGAGCGGTGGGAGCCGAGCTACAGCTCGCCAGAGGTCTACACCGCACTGCAGGAGAGCATCGGCGGTGAGCTGGCCGTCATCGACCTCGGGGTCTCGGCGGGCGATCCGGACGCGCGACTGCGCGGCCCCGAGCTCGTCGTCACGCTCGAACTCGTGCCGGGCCTCGACAAGGCGGCGCTCGATGCCGTCCTCGCGCGACTGGCGAGGCGCTGGGCCGCGGACGACCGCATCGCGGTGCTCGTGGACTCCCTGACGGTGAAGCTGGTCGACTCCGACTGA
- a CDS encoding DUF1844 domain-containing protein, which produces MTTIPPDEDRFERWEQQEKAAASASRDIAEVPAVEVITTAAVHLMSAAAVKVGLADDPGTQTDLDEARKLINALAGLITAGAPEISDMHARSLRDGLRSVQLAFREASVIPDPIGKGPGEKWTGPVT; this is translated from the coding sequence GTGACCACGATTCCGCCCGACGAGGACCGATTCGAGCGCTGGGAGCAGCAGGAGAAGGCGGCAGCATCCGCCTCCCGGGACATCGCCGAGGTCCCCGCGGTGGAGGTCATCACGACCGCGGCCGTGCACCTGATGAGCGCCGCTGCCGTCAAGGTCGGCCTCGCCGACGACCCGGGGACCCAGACCGACCTCGACGAGGCGCGCAAGCTCATCAACGCGCTGGCGGGGCTGATCACCGCGGGCGCCCCCGAGATCAGCGACATGCACGCGCGCTCGCTGCGCGACGGCCTCCGGTCGGTGCAGCTGGCGTTCCGCGAGGCGTCGGTCATCCCCGACCCGATCGGCAAGGGCCCCGGCGAGAAGTGGACCGGCCCGGTCACCTGA